From a region of the Deltaproteobacteria bacterium genome:
- a CDS encoding TRAP transporter small permease, with protein sequence MTALVCIDVVLRIFSHSILGAYEIVGFLGAIVSAFALPQTTLDKKHVSVEVLINHFPVHFKRTTRILADLLALCLFGFITYAGIAYGYDLKVSHETSMTIRLPVFPVLYGIAFSSFAVMLVYLRDLILLFKKEKAK encoded by the coding sequence ATGACAGCACTTGTTTGTATTGATGTGGTTTTGCGTATCTTCAGTCATAGCATCTTAGGCGCCTATGAAATTGTGGGCTTTTTGGGAGCCATAGTGAGTGCCTTTGCCCTTCCTCAAACCACCTTGGATAAAAAACATGTAAGTGTGGAAGTTTTAATTAACCATTTTCCCGTACATTTTAAAAGAACAACCCGTATCCTTGCAGACTTGTTAGCTCTGTGCCTGTTTGGATTTATAACCTATGCTGGAATTGCTTATGGTTACGATCTTAAAGTAAGTCACGAGACTTCCATGACCATCCGGCTACCTGTTTTCCCTGTTTTATATGGAATTGCTTTTTCATCTTTTGCAGTAATGCTCGTTTATTTAAGAGATTTAATTTTGCTATTTAAAAAAGAGAAGGCAAAATAG
- a CDS encoding TRAP transporter substrate-binding protein: MKQLWFIVAVILAVSCFFGLKGYAADGADKSIELTYSNFFPPTHIQSQLAESWIKEIEKRTNGRVKISYFPGGTLLKGPQIYDGVLKGITDIGMSCFAYTRGRFPTMEAIDLPLGYPSGEVATLAVNKFYEKFQPKELKEVKVLYLHAHGPGVLHTRKPVHKMEDLKGMEIRCTGFSAKVAKALGAVPVAMGQGDTYEALRRGVVNGTFTPVETLKGWRQAEVIKYTIDCKNIGYTTGMYVVMNKQKWASLPEDVKKIFSDVSKEWIVKHGKAWDKSDEEGYEYSLSMGNKVIELSPEESARWVKAVRPVINEYIKEAKAKGLPGDEYVKTIKSLIEKSGSQ, translated from the coding sequence ATGAAACAGTTGTGGTTTATAGTGGCTGTTATTTTGGCAGTATCATGTTTTTTTGGTCTTAAGGGATATGCAGCAGATGGTGCTGATAAGTCTATAGAGTTAACCTATAGCAATTTCTTTCCGCCCACTCATATACAGTCTCAATTAGCGGAATCATGGATTAAGGAGATTGAAAAACGAACCAATGGGAGGGTGAAAATTAGCTACTTTCCGGGTGGAACCCTGTTAAAAGGCCCACAAATTTATGATGGAGTTTTAAAAGGTATTACTGATATAGGAATGTCTTGTTTTGCTTATACCAGAGGCAGGTTTCCTACTATGGAGGCAATTGATTTACCTTTGGGTTATCCAAGCGGCGAGGTAGCAACATTGGCTGTCAATAAATTTTATGAAAAGTTTCAGCCAAAAGAACTTAAAGAAGTTAAAGTGCTTTATCTCCATGCTCACGGACCAGGAGTGCTTCATACCAGAAAACCTGTTCATAAAATGGAAGATTTAAAGGGAATGGAAATACGATGTACAGGATTTAGTGCCAAAGTAGCTAAGGCGTTGGGAGCGGTGCCAGTTGCAATGGGACAGGGCGATACATATGAAGCTTTAAGAAGGGGTGTAGTAAATGGAACCTTTACTCCTGTTGAAACCTTAAAGGGTTGGCGGCAGGCTGAGGTGATAAAGTATACCATTGATTGCAAGAATATTGGTTATACTACAGGAATGTATGTTGTCATGAATAAACAAAAATGGGCATCTCTGCCAGAGGATGTTAAAAAGATATTTTCAGATGTAAGTAAAGAATGGATTGTAAAACATGGAAAAGCATGGGATAAAAGTGACGAAGAAGGATATGAGTATAGTTTGAGTATGGGCAATAAAGTTATTGAACTCAGTCCTGAAGAAAGTGCCCGATGGGTAAAAGCGGTAAGGCCGGTGATCAATGAATATATCAAGGAAGCCAAAGCCAAAGGGCTGCCCGGAGATGAATATGTAAAAACCATAAAGAGCCTTATTGAAAAATCCGGCAGTCAATAA